In a genomic window of Chengkuizengella sediminis:
- the ppdK gene encoding pyruvate, phosphate dikinase, whose amino-acid sequence MTVKVKRIFHFHEGNANMKYLLGGKGANLAEMTNIGLPTPPGFTITTDVCREYYKCNGRLPEGLFDEVSSALKKLEQVKNQTFGDLENPLLVSVRSGSVASMPGMMDTILNLGLNDQTVKGLAKNAQDARFAYDCYRRLIQMFGNVVFGVESHSFEIKLHEIKMKNKYQHDSDIPAEDLQLLIEQFKQLIKYHANREFPQDVNVQLSLAIEAVFESWNNQRAKVYRKAYGIPSEQGTAVNIQSMVFGNLGEESGTGVLFTRDPSTGEANLFGEFLTNAQGEDVVAGVRTPIAIEFLKEQFPEIYDQLYKTAYLLENQYKDMQDIEFTIENNKLYILQTRNGKRTAQASVKIAVDLSKDGLITKKDALQRIEVNQLEQLFHRSIDDQNKLDVIAKGLPASSGAASGQVVFDPDTAQKLSNDGEKVILVRIETTPEDIHGVFAAEGVLTSRGGMTSHAAVVARGMGKPCVCGCNELEIDLKAKSFMVGDISVKEGDWISIDGSSGQVIRGKIKLKDPEISEELSTLLNWADEIRELKVYANADSGIDAKKAREFGAEGIGLCRTEHMFMSPSRLPIVQNMIMAQTFEERRIHLDRLLPWQQSDFEDLFYEMNGLPVTIRLLDPPLHEFLPKLEELLLQKQRVDLGVDKETNINELDSLINKVRNLHEMNPMLGQRGCRLGILFPEIYDMQIEAIFRAILSSLQKGIEVMPQLMIPLISDVNELKRLRELVNQVAKEILGEEIKYCNYEVGTMIEVPRAALTADEIAQYADFFSFGTNDLTQMTFGYSRDDAEGKFLDKYTEEKILENNPFEVLDQKGVGKLIQWSVEMGKTVKPNLKTGVCGEHGGNKESILFCQQIGLDYVSCSPYRIPLARIAAAQSAIEFN is encoded by the coding sequence ATGACAGTGAAGGTTAAACGCATATTCCATTTTCATGAAGGCAACGCAAATATGAAATATTTACTTGGGGGTAAAGGTGCAAATCTTGCAGAAATGACCAATATTGGACTACCAACACCTCCAGGTTTTACAATAACTACAGACGTATGCAGAGAATACTATAAATGCAATGGACGACTTCCTGAAGGTTTATTTGATGAAGTATCAAGTGCATTGAAAAAATTGGAACAGGTGAAGAATCAGACTTTTGGAGACCTAGAAAATCCACTATTAGTGTCTGTTCGATCCGGTTCTGTTGCTTCAATGCCAGGGATGATGGATACCATTCTAAACTTGGGATTAAATGATCAGACGGTAAAGGGACTGGCTAAAAATGCTCAGGATGCTCGTTTTGCCTATGATTGTTATCGCAGATTAATTCAAATGTTTGGGAACGTCGTTTTTGGTGTGGAATCACATTCATTTGAAATAAAGCTGCATGAAATAAAAATGAAAAATAAATACCAACATGATAGTGATATCCCGGCAGAAGACCTACAATTATTAATTGAACAATTTAAACAATTGATTAAATATCACGCAAATAGAGAATTTCCTCAGGATGTTAATGTTCAGTTGAGTTTGGCAATTGAAGCTGTATTTGAATCATGGAATAATCAACGTGCCAAAGTGTACCGTAAAGCTTATGGTATTCCAAGTGAACAAGGAACTGCAGTAAACATTCAATCTATGGTTTTTGGAAATTTAGGGGAAGAAAGCGGTACAGGAGTTTTATTTACTAGAGATCCTTCTACTGGAGAAGCTAATTTATTTGGAGAGTTTTTAACAAATGCTCAGGGTGAAGATGTCGTAGCAGGAGTAAGAACACCTATTGCAATTGAGTTTCTAAAGGAACAATTTCCTGAAATCTATGATCAATTATATAAAACTGCTTATTTACTTGAGAATCAATATAAGGATATGCAGGATATCGAATTTACCATTGAAAATAACAAATTATATATATTACAGACACGTAATGGAAAACGTACAGCACAAGCCTCAGTGAAAATCGCTGTGGATTTATCCAAAGATGGGCTGATTACTAAAAAAGACGCATTGCAAAGAATAGAAGTGAATCAATTGGAGCAGCTTTTTCATCGTTCTATTGATGATCAAAATAAATTAGATGTTATTGCAAAAGGACTTCCAGCTTCATCTGGTGCAGCTTCTGGGCAAGTTGTGTTTGATCCTGATACTGCTCAAAAACTGTCTAATGATGGAGAAAAGGTTATTTTGGTTAGAATTGAAACAACACCTGAAGATATACATGGTGTGTTTGCAGCAGAAGGGGTTTTAACCAGCAGAGGTGGAATGACTAGTCATGCAGCAGTAGTAGCTAGAGGTATGGGGAAACCTTGTGTTTGCGGTTGTAATGAATTAGAGATTGACTTAAAGGCAAAGTCCTTTATGGTTGGTGATATTAGTGTGAAAGAAGGAGACTGGATCTCGATAGATGGATCTTCCGGTCAGGTTATTCGAGGTAAAATAAAATTAAAGGATCCTGAAATTTCAGAAGAGTTATCCACTTTATTAAACTGGGCAGACGAAATAAGAGAATTAAAGGTTTATGCAAATGCGGATAGTGGTATAGATGCAAAAAAAGCTCGTGAGTTTGGAGCAGAAGGAATTGGGTTGTGTCGTACGGAGCATATGTTCATGTCACCAAGCAGGTTGCCTATCGTACAAAATATGATCATGGCTCAAACATTTGAAGAACGTAGAATTCATTTAGATCGTTTATTGCCATGGCAGCAATCAGATTTTGAAGATTTATTTTATGAAATGAATGGTTTACCTGTTACGATTCGATTGTTGGACCCACCTCTACATGAATTTTTACCTAAATTAGAAGAATTACTATTACAAAAACAAAGAGTCGATTTAGGTGTTGATAAAGAGACAAATATAAATGAGTTAGATTCATTAATTAATAAAGTTCGCAATTTACATGAGATGAATCCGATGTTAGGACAACGAGGATGCAGATTAGGCATTTTATTTCCAGAAATTTATGATATGCAGATTGAAGCTATATTTCGAGCTATACTCTCTAGCCTTCAAAAAGGAATAGAAGTAATGCCACAATTAATGATTCCACTTATAAGTGATGTGAATGAATTAAAAAGGTTAAGAGAATTAGTAAACCAAGTTGCAAAGGAAATTTTGGGTGAAGAAATTAAGTATTGTAATTATGAAGTGGGTACGATGATAGAAGTTCCACGTGCAGCTTTAACAGCAGATGAAATTGCTCAATATGCAGATTTCTTTTCCTTTGGAACAAATGATTTAACACAAATGACCTTTGGATATAGTAGGGATGATGCAGAAGGTAAGTTCCTTGATAAGTATACAGAGGAAAAAATATTAGAAAATAATCCATTTGAAGTTTTAGATCAAAAAGGAGTAGGTAAATTAATACAATGGTCTGTAGAGATGGGTAAAACTGTAAAACCAAATCTGAAGACGGGTGTTTGTGGAGAACATGGTGGGAACAAAGAATCCATTCTCTTCTGCCAGCAAATTGGGTTGGACTATGTTAGCTGCTCTCCATATCGAATTCCACTAGCAAGAATCGCCGCTGCGCAAAGTGCAATTGAATTTAATTAA
- a CDS encoding helix-turn-helix transcriptional regulator, whose protein sequence is MEVKTIELTSRQLKIIEIVQENVPITGDQIAELIGVSKPTIRSDLSVLVMVGYLEAKPKVGYFPGKSALPNYEAAKKLEQIKVKDIQSIPVVVKETTTVHDAVVTLFMDNVGSLVVSDDDGTLKGVLSRKDLLKVTLGNPASSTMPVHLVMTRQPNIVTIQPDQSVIEAAKKMIEHDVDTLPVISKKDEIIGRITKTNMTRLLLDLTDTLL, encoded by the coding sequence TTGGAGGTGAAAACGATCGAACTAACATCTCGTCAATTAAAAATCATAGAAATTGTACAAGAAAATGTACCTATAACTGGAGATCAAATTGCAGAATTGATTGGGGTGAGCAAGCCTACAATACGTTCAGATTTATCCGTACTTGTCATGGTCGGTTATCTTGAAGCCAAACCAAAGGTTGGATATTTCCCGGGAAAATCAGCATTGCCTAACTACGAAGCGGCTAAAAAATTAGAGCAAATTAAGGTTAAAGACATCCAAAGTATTCCTGTTGTTGTAAAAGAAACAACAACGGTTCATGATGCAGTAGTTACACTCTTTATGGATAATGTTGGGAGTTTAGTCGTGAGCGATGATGATGGAACTTTAAAAGGAGTTTTATCAAGGAAAGACTTGTTAAAAGTCACATTAGGTAATCCTGCATCTTCTACAATGCCTGTACACCTAGTAATGACAAGACAGCCTAATATCGTTACCATTCAACCAGATCAATCTGTAATTGAAGCGGCTAAAAAAATGATTGAACATGATGTGGATACGTTACCTGTGATTTCTAAAAAAGATGAAATCATAGGTAGAATCACGAAAACGAATATGACTCGTTTATTGTTGGACTTAACAGATACTTTATTATAA
- a CDS encoding pyruvate, phosphate dikinase/phosphoenolpyruvate synthase regulator: protein MVDEKLRYKIYICSDSIGETAETVVKATARQFDMTQIEIKRVGHIQYEDQIKVVMEDAHSENAVVAYTLVQPELREMMKQEAIRLGVRAVDIMGPMMQAFIDTFNNIPKQEPGLLHKMDENYFKKVEAIEFAVKFDDGRDVRGLLQAELVLVGISRTSKTPLSIFLAHKGIKVANLPLVPEVKPPKELFEIPRSKVIGLSMQPEQILRIRKERLKALGMPSGANYATLERIIEEHKIASDLMKRVGCPIIDVTERAIEETAAIIISLHDSNLHS from the coding sequence ATAGTGGACGAGAAACTTAGATATAAAATTTATATTTGTTCAGATTCCATAGGAGAAACTGCGGAAACCGTAGTGAAAGCTACTGCACGTCAATTTGATATGACTCAGATCGAAATCAAAAGAGTAGGTCATATACAATATGAAGATCAAATAAAAGTTGTCATGGAAGATGCACATTCAGAAAATGCAGTCGTTGCCTATACACTTGTTCAACCAGAGTTGCGTGAAATGATGAAACAAGAAGCCATTCGTTTAGGGGTAAGAGCAGTTGATATCATGGGTCCAATGATGCAGGCTTTCATTGATACATTTAATAATATACCTAAACAAGAACCTGGATTACTTCATAAAATGGATGAAAATTACTTTAAAAAAGTAGAAGCTATAGAATTTGCCGTTAAATTTGATGATGGTCGTGACGTAAGAGGACTTTTACAAGCTGAGTTGGTTTTGGTTGGTATTTCCAGGACATCTAAAACTCCTTTAAGCATCTTTCTTGCACATAAAGGAATTAAAGTGGCTAACCTTCCATTAGTACCTGAAGTGAAACCACCAAAAGAGTTGTTTGAAATTCCTCGAAGTAAAGTGATCGGTCTTTCTATGCAGCCTGAACAGATATTAAGGATTCGAAAAGAAAGATTGAAAGCTTTGGGTATGCCTTCTGGAGCAAATTATGCCACTCTAGAACGCATAATAGAAGAGCATAAAATAGCAAGCGATTTAATGAAAAGAGTCGGATGCCCAATTATTGATGTAACGGAAAGAGCCATTGAAGAAACAGCTGCAATTATTATAAGTTTACACGATAGCAACTTACATTCATAA
- the glpX gene encoding class II fructose-bisphosphatase yields MERELALEIVRITELAALASAPWMGRGNKEGADQAATSAMRYILNSVSMKGTVVIGEGEMDEAPMLYIGESVGSGAGPELDVAVDPLDGTEIVAKGLNNALAVIAVADKGNLLHAPDMYMEKLAVGPELVGVLSIDDPLKDMITKAAKALNKRIPDLSVTILDRERHQHLILQLRQIGVRIKLLTEGDVAGAIAPSLPEAGVDMYIGSGGAPEGVLAAAALRCLGGEIQGRLMSGTQEEYDRCKKMGFERPCQVLTMDDMVGTDDVIFAATGVTEGDFLSGVRYLSGQRAETDSIVMRSKTRTVRNIKSIHYLPNKEFFKEKEISLVE; encoded by the coding sequence ATGGAGCGTGAATTAGCATTAGAAATTGTAAGAATTACAGAGTTAGCTGCATTAGCATCTGCTCCTTGGATGGGACGCGGTAATAAAGAGGGGGCTGACCAAGCAGCTACCTCTGCTATGAGATATATATTAAATTCAGTATCTATGAAAGGTACAGTTGTTATAGGTGAGGGTGAAATGGATGAGGCACCTATGTTATATATAGGCGAAAGTGTTGGGAGTGGAGCAGGTCCTGAACTAGACGTTGCAGTTGATCCTTTAGATGGTACAGAAATAGTAGCCAAGGGACTCAATAATGCCCTTGCTGTGATTGCAGTAGCAGATAAAGGGAATTTACTTCATGCCCCCGATATGTACATGGAAAAATTAGCGGTTGGACCTGAGCTTGTGGGAGTTCTAAGTATTGATGATCCTTTAAAAGATATGATTACTAAAGCTGCTAAAGCTTTAAATAAAAGAATTCCCGATTTATCAGTTACAATATTAGACCGTGAACGTCATCAGCATTTAATATTACAACTACGTCAAATCGGTGTCCGAATCAAATTATTAACCGAAGGGGATGTAGCAGGTGCCATAGCTCCTTCATTACCAGAAGCAGGAGTTGATATGTATATTGGTTCTGGTGGTGCTCCAGAAGGAGTATTAGCTGCTGCAGCCCTTCGTTGCTTAGGTGGAGAGATACAAGGGAGACTGATGTCTGGGACTCAAGAAGAATATGACCGTTGTAAAAAAATGGGATTTGAAAGGCCGTGTCAGGTCTTAACGATGGACGATATGGTTGGAACGGACGATGTCATTTTTGCTGCAACAGGTGTTACTGAAGGTGATTTTTTAAGTGGGGTTCGTTATCTTTCAGGTCAGAGAGCAGAAACGGATTCAATCGTTATGAGGTCCAAAACAAGGACGGTAAGAAATATCAAATCTATTCATTACTTACCTAATAAAGAATTTTTTAAAGAAAAAGAAATTTCGTTAGTGGAATGA
- a CDS encoding SOS response-associated peptidase, with protein sequence MCGRFTITVTIDELLSRYLLESVPFRYIPRYNAAPGQMITSIIAHKGKNRIGQLKWGLVPSWAKDDKIGYKSINARAETIQEKASFKKIVHNKRCIIPVDGFYEWKKTNGIKQPMRIQLKDNKLFSLAGLYDTWINAEGEKLNSCTIITTEPNQLLSNIHDRMPVILDEEEEHQWLDHENYHFDTVKTLFKPYPSDKMKAYPVSNVVGNVKNDSPDCIEEHTEHFLF encoded by the coding sequence ATGTGTGGAAGATTCACCATAACCGTTACAATTGATGAATTATTAAGTCGTTACTTGTTAGAATCAGTTCCTTTTCGTTATATACCTCGATATAATGCTGCACCTGGACAAATGATCACCTCTATCATTGCACACAAAGGGAAAAATAGAATAGGACAACTGAAGTGGGGGCTAGTTCCCTCATGGGCAAAAGATGATAAAATTGGGTATAAATCTATAAATGCAAGAGCTGAAACGATACAAGAAAAAGCATCTTTCAAAAAAATTGTCCACAATAAACGATGTATCATTCCAGTAGATGGTTTCTATGAATGGAAAAAAACAAACGGAATAAAGCAACCCATGAGAATCCAGCTTAAAGATAATAAATTGTTTTCACTAGCTGGATTATATGATACGTGGATAAATGCTGAAGGAGAAAAATTAAACAGTTGTACAATTATCACTACAGAACCCAACCAGCTTTTGTCTAACATTCACGATCGAATGCCCGTTATTTTAGACGAAGAAGAAGAACATCAATGGCTTGATCATGAAAATTATCACTTTGATACTGTTAAGACTTTGTTCAAACCTTATCCTTCAGATAAAATGAAAGCTTATCCTGTTTCCAATGTGGTTGGTAACGTGAAGAATGATTCGCCTGATTGTATCGAAGAACATACGGAACATTTTTTATTTTAA
- a CDS encoding NAD(P)H-hydrate dehydratase, giving the protein MYVVTSDEMRKLDHYTINTIGIPSLVLMENAGREVANEILVWTKKHKRSNHKKWLILVGKGNNGGDGLVTARHLMEAGFEIDILYAQSPDLFKGDMITQHNITKNLKLLTDVYQNKTIDWNRYEGIIDALLGTGTKGAPKEPYASLINKVNESKLPIFSIDIPSGLDADTGILYQPCIKAEKTITLAFLKCGLVQSPGAEIAGDVIVKPIGIPISTTKQYSIQTFSLQTSVFEKKLNVNMNLPRESNTHKGTYGHALVVAGTLQMSGAGLLCSKSALRAGCGLVTWSLPRTIANQMLGILPEVMLVPVEDKKSGEWNVQSAEDIIQLSENKQALVIGPGLGRFKEDDLWLRKLWERIECPLVMDADALNIISDAEHFEKWDRKDTPVIFTPHPGEMARLLNCTINEVQENRIQIAREYAIKHKIVVVIKGAHTVVATANGDVYINNTGNTGMATGGSGDVLAGMIAGLLAQNYTAEQAAVLGVYHHGLAGDRAASKRYSQHSLIAGDIIEEL; this is encoded by the coding sequence ATGTATGTAGTTACATCAGATGAAATGCGTAAACTAGATCATTATACGATAAATACGATTGGAATTCCATCGTTAGTATTAATGGAAAATGCGGGACGAGAAGTGGCTAATGAAATCTTAGTGTGGACAAAAAAACATAAAAGATCAAACCACAAAAAATGGTTGATTCTTGTTGGAAAAGGCAATAATGGTGGGGATGGTTTAGTTACTGCTAGACATTTGATGGAAGCTGGTTTTGAGATTGATATCCTATATGCACAGTCCCCAGACCTATTTAAGGGGGATATGATCACACAACATAATATCACGAAAAACTTAAAACTCTTAACAGATGTGTATCAAAATAAAACGATTGATTGGAATCGATATGAAGGTATTATTGATGCTCTTCTAGGAACGGGTACTAAAGGTGCCCCAAAAGAACCTTATGCCTCTTTGATCAACAAAGTAAATGAATCAAAGTTGCCTATTTTTTCAATCGACATCCCAAGTGGACTTGATGCCGATACGGGAATCCTTTATCAACCTTGTATCAAAGCAGAGAAAACGATAACTTTAGCCTTTTTAAAATGTGGTCTTGTCCAATCACCAGGCGCAGAAATAGCAGGAGATGTTATAGTAAAACCTATTGGCATCCCGATATCAACAACTAAACAATATTCAATACAAACCTTTTCACTTCAAACTTCTGTTTTTGAAAAAAAACTTAACGTAAATATGAATCTGCCTAGAGAATCTAATACACATAAAGGGACTTATGGTCATGCCCTGGTTGTAGCAGGAACATTACAAATGAGTGGTGCTGGTCTACTTTGCTCTAAATCAGCTTTGAGAGCTGGCTGTGGATTAGTTACTTGGTCTTTGCCACGAACGATAGCGAACCAAATGTTAGGAATCTTACCTGAAGTGATGTTAGTGCCTGTTGAGGACAAAAAAAGTGGAGAATGGAATGTTCAATCAGCAGAAGATATTATACAATTAAGTGAAAATAAACAAGCCCTTGTGATTGGACCTGGATTAGGAAGGTTTAAAGAAGATGATCTGTGGCTTCGTAAGCTTTGGGAACGGATAGAGTGTCCTTTAGTTATGGATGCTGATGCTTTAAATATCATTTCAGATGCTGAACATTTTGAAAAATGGGATCGTAAAGATACACCTGTCATTTTCACTCCACATCCTGGAGAAATGGCAAGACTTTTAAATTGTACAATCAATGAAGTTCAGGAGAATCGAATTCAAATTGCTAGAGAATATGCGATTAAACATAAGATAGTTGTTGTAATTAAAGGTGCACATACCGTTGTTGCTACAGCGAATGGAGATGTATATATTAATAATACAGGAAATACAGGCATGGCCACTGGAGGGTCCGGTGATGTACTTGCTGGTATGATCGCTGGATTGTTAGCACAAAATTACACTGCTGAACAAGCAGCAGTTCTTGGTGTATACCATCATGGATTAGCTGGTGATCGTGCAGCTTCAAAAAGATATTCACAACATTCGTTAATCGCTGGGGATATAATAGAGGAACTCTAG
- a CDS encoding YcdB/YcdC domain-containing protein: protein MKIILSFILSLALFSILYIYFPGNYTDPQVETSLNKSIDHENNSENQQVEETAKITKEDLVIRVKQMYPNVLASANLEEFTFDGKDPSKKDEFKLYYRENGEQYIPPDLRGTFIFYGKELTLIAASFGGDAATKGNSFPPKVDLEESRDIAEEFLNQIYDMSDYGMKYSYYHDFQRPLTEILQTEYEFYKMKNGIRISDQGGWILVQGDGRIRSYNYYNQPYESYYSSLQDHTYDSPSNMLSEDEIKQQLKNELNVQLKYISEWNSPSSKDIYLAYAVDPSVNKINAIEGTYYIDGESMDISELNSISTYQPLSKSTDKSTYSFIKGNTEQYVLKILEQILKVEQSEIEIDKIEELKLEKNLKYSISFNVNNNNGEMMIDGDTGDFYYLSSTDKLNTPNTNEVSELSINEAREFAMEYINQLSPVNSQDIVWRDHPKDYSTRNENYSFEFHRLINGIPYEGDEINVIVSKKNGKLIEYFMSLDDMDQFPIGDIVISQEEAFSAYLDQMSTDLYYEHKYNDYYEDLKQAHYNLIYGINFKVQYVDATTGEIVKLYGVDTFEVPDIKVNHSLAEDEINYMIQSEIIMPDKNGQVQTDHALTVEQGISILVKSLYNKDYINNYPDGLSGFQTFHNIQPDMAAYPFIESAADKGIIDTEQETFNLDESLTREKLAYWFVRLLDSEAILEQELSISNFTDSHLISDKYEDQVELADALGLITKNENGEIHPQESVTTAQLAIYIRNLVNLPNTMNNDKFIIR from the coding sequence ATGAAAATAATATTGAGTTTCATTCTAAGTCTAGCTCTTTTTAGTATTTTGTACATTTATTTTCCGGGGAATTATACAGATCCACAAGTAGAAACCAGCTTAAATAAATCAATTGATCATGAAAACAACTCAGAAAATCAACAAGTTGAAGAAACAGCTAAAATAACAAAAGAAGACTTAGTAATTAGAGTAAAACAAATGTATCCAAATGTATTGGCATCAGCTAATCTAGAAGAATTTACTTTTGATGGAAAGGATCCTTCTAAAAAGGATGAATTTAAATTATATTATCGTGAAAATGGTGAACAGTATATTCCTCCAGATTTAAGAGGTACATTTATATTTTATGGAAAAGAGCTAACTTTAATTGCTGCCTCCTTTGGTGGCGATGCAGCAACAAAAGGGAATTCATTCCCTCCCAAAGTTGATCTTGAAGAAAGTAGAGATATTGCTGAGGAATTTTTAAATCAAATATATGATATGAGTGATTATGGCATGAAGTATAGTTATTATCACGACTTTCAAAGACCTTTAACCGAAATTCTTCAAACAGAGTATGAATTTTATAAAATGAAGAATGGTATACGCATTTCAGATCAGGGAGGTTGGATACTCGTTCAAGGTGATGGAAGGATCAGAAGTTATAACTATTATAATCAACCTTATGAGAGTTATTATTCCTCCCTACAAGATCATACGTATGATTCTCCAAGCAACATGTTAAGTGAAGATGAAATTAAGCAGCAACTGAAAAATGAATTAAATGTACAGCTAAAATATATTAGCGAATGGAACTCACCTTCGAGCAAAGATATTTATTTAGCTTATGCCGTAGATCCTTCTGTAAATAAGATCAATGCCATAGAAGGAACATACTATATTGACGGAGAGTCCATGGATATTAGTGAACTAAATTCTATCTCCACATATCAACCTTTATCTAAATCTACTGACAAATCGACGTATAGTTTCATTAAAGGCAATACAGAACAATACGTCTTAAAAATATTGGAGCAAATATTAAAGGTGGAACAATCAGAAATAGAAATTGATAAAATAGAAGAACTAAAATTAGAAAAAAACTTAAAATACTCTATATCATTCAATGTGAATAATAATAATGGCGAGATGATGATTGATGGTGACACCGGAGACTTCTATTACTTGAGTTCAACTGATAAATTAAATACGCCAAATACTAATGAAGTGTCCGAGTTATCAATAAATGAAGCTAGAGAATTTGCAATGGAATATATAAACCAGCTTTCCCCTGTCAATTCTCAAGATATTGTGTGGAGAGATCATCCTAAAGATTATTCCACTAGAAATGAAAATTATAGTTTTGAATTTCACAGATTAATCAACGGGATTCCTTATGAAGGGGATGAAATCAACGTTATAGTTTCCAAAAAGAATGGAAAATTAATAGAATATTTTATGAGTCTTGATGACATGGATCAATTTCCTATCGGTGACATTGTTATAAGTCAGGAGGAAGCTTTCTCTGCATATCTAGATCAAATGTCCACAGATTTATATTATGAACACAAATACAATGATTATTATGAGGATTTGAAACAGGCACACTATAATTTAATCTACGGAATAAATTTCAAAGTACAATATGTGGATGCGACAACAGGTGAAATTGTAAAGTTATATGGTGTAGATACCTTTGAAGTCCCTGATATCAAGGTAAATCATTCTTTGGCAGAAGATGAAATTAATTATATGATACAATCTGAAATCATTATGCCTGATAAAAATGGGCAGGTACAAACGGATCATGCATTAACAGTTGAACAAGGAATAAGTATACTCGTAAAATCTTTATACAATAAAGATTATATTAACAACTATCCTGATGGTTTATCAGGATTTCAAACTTTCCATAACATTCAGCCTGACATGGCAGCATATCCATTTATTGAAAGTGCTGCAGATAAAGGAATCATTGATACGGAACAAGAAACTTTCAATCTTGATGAATCACTAACGAGAGAAAAACTTGCCTATTGGTTTGTTCGATTGCTAGATTCAGAAGCTATCTTAGAACAAGAACTGTCTATCTCCAACTTCACTGATAGTCATCTCATTTCTGACAAATATGAAGATCAAGTTGAACTTGCAGATGCCTTAGGGCTTATTACAAAAAATGAAAACGGTGAGATTCACCCACAAGAGTCAGTAACTACTGCTCAATTAGCCATATATATCCGTAACTTAGTAAATTTACCTAACACCATGAATAATGATAAATTCATTATTAGGTAA